The Toxorhynchites rutilus septentrionalis strain SRP chromosome 3, ASM2978413v1, whole genome shotgun sequence genome includes a region encoding these proteins:
- the LOC129776439 gene encoding probable maltase, whose protein sequence is MKAFAFLMATFLVGLSTGLEWWEHGNFYQIYPRSFKDSDGDGIGDLDGITQNLKYLKELGMDGVWLSPIFASPMDDFGYDISNFSAIQPEYGDMSAFERLSAKCKELGLRLILDFVPNHTSDKHKWFNRSVHSEEGYKDYYIWHPGVTLENGTKVPPSNWISVFRGSSWEWNDIRKEYFLHQFLKQQPDLNYRNPAVVEEMKNVLRFWLNKGVSGFRIDAVPYLVESAEFEGRYRDEPLSRATDDPENPAYLTHTQTMDQPETYDLVYGWRAVLDEYTKQDGQTRLMMTEGYTSLPKVVEFFGNSTVNGSQIPFNFQLISNINKNSTAADFAHYVKLWLDAKPTNRRSNWVLGNHDNNRLGTRLGEKKIDLYNIALQTLPDIAITYYGEEIGMVDQYIPFNETVDPAGLRAGEKDFALYSRDPARTPMQWDNGKNAGFSKGNKTWLPVASNYKKLNVKAQENARKSHLKTFKKLTKYRKRRILTEGDFDMQLINDNLLAYKRQSQKSGYVIVVLNFATVPQEINLPSKFANINRKMQVVASSAQVTTRDSGWIDTTNYKLAGEAGIVLQYLRGPNPIVS, encoded by the exons ATGAAGGCGTTCGCCTTTTTAATGGCCACTTTTTTGGTCGGATTATCCACTGGCCTTGAATGGTGGGAACATGGAAACTTCTACCAGATTTATCCCCGTTCGTTCAAAGATTCTGATGGTGATGGCATTGGAGATCTCGACG GTATTACCCAGAATCTGAAATATCTCAAGGAGTTGGGAATGGATGGAGTGTGGCTTTCGCCAATCTTTGCCTCACCAATGGACGACTTTGGCTACGATATCTCCAACTTCAGCGCTATTCAACCGGAGTACGGTGATATGAGTGCTTTCGAGAGATTGTCCGCCAAGTGCAAGGAGCTTGGTCTCCGTTTAATTCTCGATTTTGTCCCGAACCATACCAGTGACAAGCACAAATGGTTCAATCGTTCCGTGCATAGCGAAGAGGGATACAAGGACTACTACATCTGGCATCCTGGTGTAACACTTGAAAATGGCACCAAGGTACCTCCTTCAAATTGGATCAGTGTTTTCCGAGGATCCTCGTGGGAGTGGAATGATATCCGCAAAGAGTACTTCCTTCATCAGTTCCTTAAGCAGCAACCAGATTTGAACTATCGCAACCCTGCTGTAGTTGAGGAAATGAAAAATGTGCTACGGTTCTGGTTGAATAAAGGAGTGTCTGGCTTTAGGATTGATGCCGTTCCCTATCTGGTCGAAAGTGCCGAATTCGAGGGCCGCTACCGTGACGAACCTTTGAGTAGAGCAACTGATGACCCGGAGAACCCCGCTTACCTAACCCACACGCAGACTATGGACCAGCCGGAAACTTACGACCTGGTCTACGGGTGGCGTGCAGTGCTGGATGAATACACTAAGCAGGATGGACAGACTCGTTTGATGATGACCGAAGGCTACACGAGCTTACCCAAAGTGGTTGAATTCTTCGGAAACAGTACTGTCAACGGGTCTCAAATTCCGTTCAACTTCCAACTGATAAGTAACATAAACAAGAACAGTACTGCAGCCGATTTTGCACACTATGTTAAGTTGTGGCTAGATGCAAAACCCACTAACAGACGTTCGAACTGGGTGCTAGGTAATCACGACAACAACCGTCTCGGAACGCGTCTCGGAGAAAAGAAGATTGATTTGTACAATATCGCCTTGCAAACATTGCCGGATATCGCCATCACGTACTATGGCGAGGAAATCGGAATGGTTGATCAGTATATTCCTTTCAACGAAACCGTTGATCCGGCTGGCTTGAGGGCGGGCGAGAAAGACTTTGCGTTGTATTCTCGTGATCCTGCTCGCACACCGATGCAATGGGACAACGGCAAGAATGCTGGATTTTCCAAAGGCAATAAAACTTGGCTCCCGGTGGCCAGTAATTACAAAAAGCTGAACGTAAAGGCACAAGAGAATGCAAGGAAGAGCCACCTCAAGACGTTCAAGAAGCTTACCAAATACCGCAAGCGTCGAATTCTGACCGAAGGAGACTTTGACatgcaattgattaatgatAATCTTCTCGCGTACAAGCGACAATCGCAGAAATCCGGGTATGTTATCGTGGTGCTAAACTTTGCTACCGTACCGCAGGAAATCAATCTGCCCAGCAAGTTTGCTAACATTAACCGGAAAATGCAAGTTGTCGCTTCATCCGCGCAAGTCACCACTAGGGATAG TGGTTGGATCGATACGACTAATTATAAGCTGGCTGGAGAAGCCGGCATTGTATTACAATACCTTCGTGGGCCCAACCCAATTGTCTCGTGA
- the LOC129776438 gene encoding isoleucine--tRNA ligase, cytoplasmic, translating to MDNIAAEELHRLPETINFPAEEEKVLKYWKDEKVFESCLKQSKGKPRYTFYDGPPFATGLPHYGHILAGTVKDIVTRYAHQQGYHVERRFGWDCHGLPVEYEIDKTLNIRGPEDVAKMGIKAYNNECRKIVMRYANEWEQIVGRMGRWIDFKNDYKTLYPWYMESIWWVFKQLYVKGLVYQGVKVMPYSTACTTALSNFESGQNYKEVTDPAVFISFPIVGDKDNAALVGWTTTPWTLPSNLACCVHPELIYAKVREIKTGKVFVMMECRIESLLKSPENYEILERFPGKTLAGLKYEPLFDYFRKYDQVAFRVLVDGYVTEESGTGVVHQAPYFGEDDYRVCLANGVITRDQEIVCPVDPSGKFVDPVTDFKGQYVKDADKNITKLLKERGRLVLVSQVKHNYPFCWRSDTPLIYKAVPSWFVRVEHMTKHLLSCSSQTYWVPDYVKEKRFGNWLRDARDWAISRNRYWGTPIPLWISPDGQEIVCIGSIEELEKYSGVKVDDLHRESIDHIEIPSAVPGNPSLRRIPEVFDCWFESGSMPFAQNHYPFENASDFLSNNFPADFIAEGIDQTRGWFYTLLVVSTALFNKPPFKNLNCTGLVLAGDGQKMSKRKKNYPDPMEVVNKYGADALRLYLINSPVVRAENLRFKEEGVKDIIKDVFLPWFNAFRFLLQNIDRFEKEDKVVYRYDAVRHAENRSTNVMDVWITSFKESLLEFVSLEMKAYHLYTVVPRLTKFIDQLTNWYVRMNRKRIKGEFGVDDCYHALDTLYDVLLAMVKMMAPFTPYLTEFMFQRLRLLNKEKIEGSVHFQMMPASAKKYINVPIERAVSRMQAVVELGRVMRDRRTVPIKYPLTEVIVIHQSKEYLDDIKSLENFILDELNVRKITLSSDKQKYGVKLRAEPDHKVLGVRLKNDFKQVIQAVKALTDEQIAEQLKVGHFSVIGHRIELNELRLIYQFDEKQSGEQNYEAHSDNDVLVLLDMTPNEELMKEGVAREIINRIQKLKKKAKLIPTDPVIIYYTVSKEGDIKSVAESHQDFIVNTVKSPFLPHGPEAATKEVLIEESQELKGVQLNIVICSTKDRPIPASPWINLVLDNEIVPRYQRKLSRFASVLLTSVCGNNLTLEQLNEEIHSLFGLNDQTFNILTANGKPLTKIDGLLLNQQTLYITRGTSLPNDWTFTKTPCCNFRNIEHNGVKATLLEENPAGVKLDAEMLFRQLVPDGKRLKSN from the exons ATGGATAATATAGCGGCGGAAGAGTTACATCGGCTACCGGAGACTATCAACTTTCCGGCCGAGGAGGAAAAGGTGCTGAAATACTGGAAAGATGAAAAAGTTTTCGAGTCTTGTTTGAAGCAGTCCAAAGGGAAACCAAG ATATACGTTCTATGACGGTCCACCGTTTGCCACCGGTTTGCCTCACTACGGTCACATTCTGGCCGGCACGGTTAAGGACATTGTGACTCGCTATGCCCACCAGCAAGGCTATCACGTGGAACGTCGCTTCGGGTGGGACTGTCATGGACTTCCGGTGGAGTACGAAATTGACAAAACGCTGAACATTCGTGGCCCGGAGGATGTGGCCAAGATGGGAATAAAAGCGTACAACAACGAGTGCCGCAAGATTGTCATGCGATATGCGAACGAGTGGGAGCAAATCGTGGGCCGGATGGGGCGTTGGATCGATTTCAAGAACGACTACAAAACGTTGTATCCGTGGTATATGGAATCGATTTGGTGGGTGTTCAAGCAACTGTACGTCAAAGGGTTGGTTTACCAGGGCGTGAAGGTGATGCCATACTCGACGGCTTGTACGACGGCCCTTTCGAACTTCGAGTCTGGGCAGAACTACAAAGAAGTGACCGATCCGGCCGTGTTCATTTCGTTCCCGATTGTGGGCGATAAGGATAAT GCTGCTCTCGTCGGTTGGACAACAACACCGTGGACTCTACCGTCTAATTTGGCTTGCTGTGTCCACCCCGAGTTGATTTACGCCAAAGTCAGGGAGATCAAGACAGGCAAGGTGTTCGTTATGATGGAATGTCGTATTGAATCTCTGCTAAAAAGTCCAGAAAATTACGAAATTTTGGAACGGTTTCCCGGTAAAACGCTGGCTGGACTTAAGTACGAACCTTTGTTCGATTACTTTCGTAAATACGATCAAGTTGCCTTCCGAGTGTTGGTTGACGGTTACGTTACGGAAGAATCCGGTACGGGAGTGGTTCACCAGGCTCCGTATTTCGGTGAGGATGATTATCGGGTGTGTTTGGCAAATGGTGTGATCACTCGGGATCAGGAAATTGTCTGTCCGGTTGATCCGAGTGGCAAATTCGTTGATCCCGTCACCGATTTCAAGGGGCAATACGTGAAGGATGCTGATAAAAATATTACGAAGTTACTCAAGGAGAGAGGTCGATTAGTTTTGGTTAGCCAGGTGAAGCACAACTATCCGTTCTGCTGGCGGTCGGATACACCGTTAATTTACAAAGCTGTCCCGTCGTGGTTCGTTCGCGTTGAACATATGACCAAGCATTTGCTCAGTTGCAGCTCGCAGACCTACTGGGTTCCGGATTATGTCAAGGAGAAGCGCTTTGGGAATTGGTTGCGTGATGCACGCGATTGGGCTATCAGTCGCAATCGATACTGGGGAACACCGATTCCGCTGTGGATTTCCCCCGATGGACAGGAGATCGTATGCATTGGGAGCATTGAAGAACTGGAGAAGTATTCCGGTGTGAAAGTAGACGATCTCCATCGTGAGAGTATCGATCATATTGAGATCCCGTCTGCCGTTCCGGGTAATCCCTCACTGAGGAGAATTCCGGAAGTGTTTGACTGCTGGTTCGAGTCCGGGTCTATGCCGTTCGCCCAGAATCACTATCCGTTCGAAAATGCGTCAGATTTTCTCAGCAATAATTTCCCTGCGGATTTCATTGCCGAAGGAATTGACCAAACACGTGGGTGGTTTTATACGCTGCTTGTGGTGTCGACTGCTCTTTTCAATAAGCCACCATTCAAGAATCTCAACTGCACGGGTCTGGTGCTTGCCGGTGATGGGCAGAAAATGAGCAAACGAAAGAAGAACTATCCGGATCCCATGGAAGTCGTGAACAAATACGGAGCGGATGCATTGCGATTGTATTTGATTAACTCTCCGGTTGTACGAGCTGAAAATTTGAG ATTCAAAGAGGAAGGTGTGAAGGATATCATCAAGGATGTGTTTCTACCATGGTTCAATGCGTTCCGCTTCCTGCTACAAAATATCGATCGATTTGAGAAGGAAGATAAAGTAGTCTACCGGTACGATGCCGTTCGTCATGCCGAGAACCGCTCCACAAACGTGATGGACGTTTGGATTACCTCATTCAAGGAATCCTTGCTGGAATTCGTTTCACTTGAGATGAAGGCATACCACTTGTACACCGTGGTTCCGCGACTGACGAAGTTCATCGATCAGCTGACAAATTGGTATGTGCGCATGAACCGGAAGCGTATCAAGGGTGAGTTTGGCGTTGATGACTGTTACCACGCACTCGATACTCTTTATGACGTTCTGCTCGCTATGGTTAAGATGATGGCTCCGTTTACGCCGTATTTGACTGAATTCATGTTCCAACGACTGAGGCTGTTGAATAAAGAGAAGATTGAGGGTAGTGTTCACTTCCAGATGATGCCTGCTTCGGCCAAGAAATACATCAATGTTCCGATCGAAAGAGCCGTCTCAagaatgcaagcggttgtgGAATTGGGCCGTGTCATGAGGGATAGAAGAACCGTTCCGATCAAGTATCCACTGACTGAAGTTATCGTTATTCATCAGAGCAAGGAATATTTGGACGATATTAAGTCACTCGAAAATTTCATTTTAGACGAATTGAACGTACGTAAGATTACGCTAAGCTCTGATAAGCAAAAATACGGCGTTAAACTAAGGGCTGAACCAGACCATAAGGTTCTAGGGGTTAGACTTAAAAATGATTTCAAGCAGGTTATTCAAGCCGTGAAAGCACTGACCGATGAGCAAATTGCGGAACAGCTGAAGGTTGGTCACTTCAGTGTAATTGGGCATCGCATTGAGCTGAACGAGTTGAGACTGATTTACCAGTTTGACGAGAAGCAATCCGGGGAGCAGAACTATGAAGCACACAGCGACAATGATGTTTTAGTGTTGCTCGATATGACCCCCAACGAAGAGCTCATGAAGGAAGGTGTCGCTCGGGAAATCATTAATCGCATCCAAAAGCTGAAGAAAAAAGCCAAATTGATTCCAACGGATCCTGTTATCATTTACTACACGGTTAGCAAAGAGGGCGATATTAAAAGTGTTGCGGAAAGTCACCAGGATTTTATTGTTAATACAGTTAAATCCCCTTTCCTCCCACATGGTCCGGAAGCTGCCACTAAAGAAGTGTTGATTGAAGAGTCGCAGGAGTTGAAGGGTGTTCAGCTTAACATTGTTATCTGCTCGACAAAAGATCGTCCGATTCCTGCCAGCCCGTGGATCAATTTGGTTCTAGATAATGAAATCGTTCCGCGGTATCAGAGAAAACTCTCAAGATTTGCATCCGTTTTACTAACATCCGTTTGCGGTAATAATCTTACTCTCGAACAGTTAAATGAAGAGATCCACAGCTTGTTTGGATTGAACGATCAAACGTTTAACATTCTTACGGCCAATGGGAAACCTCTTACTAAAATTGATGGACTTCTTTTGAACCAGCAAACATTGTACATCACACGCGGAACCTCCCTTCCCAATGATTGGACATTTACTAAAACCCCCTGCTGCAATTTCCGAAATATCGAACATAATGGAGTGAAGGCGACTCTCTTGGAGGAGAATCCCGCAGGAGTGAAACTCGATGCTGAGATGCTATTCCGACAGCTCGTTCCCGATGGAAAGCGGCTGAAATCGAACTAG